A part of Arthrobacter dokdonellae genomic DNA contains:
- a CDS encoding ArsR/SmtB family transcription factor: protein MTTALAVETSADPSCCEPSGHPVLTATNAQESARILKALSDPNRLRLLSIVKAGDGGEACVCDLTEPLDLGQPTVSHHLKILVDAGLLEREKRGTWAYYSLVPGALEAASALILGL, encoded by the coding sequence ATGACCACTGCATTAGCCGTCGAGACAAGCGCCGATCCGTCCTGCTGCGAACCCAGCGGACACCCCGTGCTGACCGCAACTAATGCGCAGGAATCCGCCCGGATCCTCAAGGCCCTCTCGGACCCGAACCGGCTGCGCCTGCTCTCCATTGTCAAAGCCGGCGACGGCGGGGAGGCCTGCGTCTGCGACCTCACCGAACCCTTGGACCTGGGCCAGCCCACCGTCTCCCACCACCTGAAAATCCTTGTCGACGCCGGGCTCCTGGAGCGGGAGAAGCGCGGAACCTGGGCGTACTACTCCCTGGTCCCGGGCGCCCTGGAAGCCGCGTCCGCGCTCATCCTGGGCCTGTGA
- a CDS encoding GNAT family N-acetyltransferase, whose product MSAEIRGMVSSDWPAVERIYAAGILGGNATFADATPPESEFFATRIPGLSLVATDISGNIQGWTAATATSIREVYRGVIEHSVYVDSSSAGRGIGLNLLRSLADRARELGYWSLQSSIFPENLPSLALHEKAGFRRIGHRERIALMNHGPHAGTWRDTILVEQRL is encoded by the coding sequence GTGAGCGCCGAAATTAGGGGGATGGTCTCCTCCGACTGGCCTGCAGTTGAGCGAATCTATGCCGCCGGCATCCTTGGCGGCAACGCCACATTCGCGGACGCAACCCCGCCAGAGAGCGAGTTCTTCGCAACCCGGATCCCAGGTCTAAGCCTCGTCGCCACCGATATCAGTGGGAACATCCAGGGGTGGACCGCCGCCACGGCCACGTCCATCCGAGAGGTCTACCGCGGTGTTATCGAGCATTCCGTCTATGTCGACTCTTCATCCGCAGGCCGCGGGATCGGCCTAAACCTGCTCCGCAGCCTGGCCGATCGGGCTCGGGAGCTCGGCTACTGGAGCCTTCAGTCATCCATCTTTCCCGAGAACCTACCCAGCCTTGCCCTGCATGAGAAAGCAGGCTTCCGGCGGATCGGGCACCGCGAACGCATTGCCCTCATGAACCACGGCCCTCACGCCGGGACCTGGCGGGACACCATATTGGTGGAACAGCGGCTCTAA